In Sphingobium sp. Z007, one DNA window encodes the following:
- a CDS encoding ferritin-like domain-containing protein, whose product MTLPDAVTSVGAGCARVLLTPDPHAKVITARAVARAWRQGRLAHRFDVALPDRPARPAAPILLPPAQMPRRGKIGSDRARIAMLHAIAHIEYVAINLAFDLIGRFGEQFPTAFTDEWMQVGAEEAMHFALLERRLRQMGSHYGALPAHDGLWQAAEETAGDALARLAIVPMVLEARALDITPATIERFEAVGDMASARMLRRIMTDEIRHVAAGTTWFVAATNRLRVNPADHYQMLVKRHFRGSVKPPFNDSARRQAGLTEEFYAALAT is encoded by the coding sequence TTGACGCTGCCCGACGCTGTGACCAGCGTGGGCGCGGGTTGCGCCCGCGTCCTGCTGACGCCTGATCCACACGCTAAGGTAATAACGGCGCGTGCAGTCGCGCGGGCATGGCGGCAAGGGCGGCTGGCGCATCGGTTCGACGTTGCGCTGCCCGATCGCCCGGCGCGGCCCGCCGCGCCTATATTGTTGCCGCCCGCCCAGATGCCCCGGCGTGGCAAGATCGGGTCGGACCGCGCGCGGATCGCCATGCTCCATGCCATCGCCCATATCGAATATGTCGCGATCAACCTCGCCTTCGATCTGATCGGCCGGTTTGGCGAGCAGTTCCCTACTGCTTTTACCGACGAATGGATGCAGGTCGGCGCGGAGGAGGCGATGCATTTCGCGTTGCTGGAGCGCCGTTTGCGCCAGATGGGCAGCCATTATGGCGCGCTGCCTGCCCATGACGGCCTGTGGCAGGCGGCGGAGGAAACGGCAGGCGATGCGCTGGCCCGGCTCGCCATCGTACCAATGGTGCTGGAGGCGCGGGCGCTGGACATCACGCCGGCCACGATCGAACGGTTCGAAGCGGTGGGCGACATGGCGTCCGCGCGGATGTTGCGGCGCATCATGACGGACGAGATTCGCCATGTCGCCGCGGGGACGACATGGTTCGTCGCGGCGACGAACCGATTGCGCGTGAACCCTGCCGATCATTATCAAATGCTTGTGAAACGCCACTTCCGGGGCAGCGTTAAGCCACCGTTCAACGACTCGGCGCGTCGACAGGCCGGTCTGACGGAAGAATTCTACGCTGCGCTTGCAACATGA
- the bcp gene encoding thioredoxin-dependent thiol peroxidase, producing MLEQGMSVPAVTLTDADGVDFALDAYQGKPLVVYFYPKADTPGCTNEAKDFAALADDFAAAGVPIVGICKDKPAKLKKFADKYGLRVILASDESGAACEAFGTWVEKSLYGRQYMGIERATFLIGADGAIRRVWPKVKVKGHAAEVLEAVQAL from the coding sequence ATGCTGGAACAGGGTATGTCCGTCCCCGCCGTGACGCTCACCGATGCTGATGGCGTGGATTTCGCGCTGGACGCCTATCAGGGCAAGCCACTGGTCGTCTATTTCTATCCCAAGGCGGACACGCCCGGTTGCACCAACGAGGCGAAGGATTTCGCCGCGCTGGCGGATGATTTCGCCGCCGCCGGCGTGCCGATTGTCGGTATTTGCAAGGACAAGCCGGCCAAGCTCAAGAAATTCGCCGACAAATATGGCCTGCGCGTCATCCTGGCGTCCGACGAATCGGGCGCAGCGTGCGAGGCGTTCGGTACCTGGGTCGAAAAGTCGCTCTATGGCCGCCAATATATGGGGATCGAGCGCGCGACCTTCCTCATCGGGGCGGACGGCGCGATTCGGCGGGTCTGGCCCAAGGTGAAGGTCAAGGGCCACGCCGCAGAGGTGCTGGAGGCGGTGCAGGCGCTTTGA
- a CDS encoding bifunctional [glutamine synthetase] adenylyltransferase/[glutamine synthetase]-adenylyl-L-tyrosine phosphorylase, whose protein sequence is MTDWLETQARIRGHSPFLARALDRFPAVTEKLAVGDHDGALAAAQAAGCPEDGVARSLRRRRGAIALAVAAADLAGVWDMDRVTRTLSDFADQALDEALAAAMQERYPDAEHRGFVVLALGKHGSRELNYSSDIDPILLYDPATLPHREREDVADAAVRIGRRMSELLSARDGDGYVFRVDLRLRPSPEATPIALPVEAAIGYYESTAMGWEQAAFIRARPAAGDIALGNYFMRQIRPFVWRRSLDFGAIDAIVDISRRIRDHYAQGQAFGPGYDLKRGRGGIREVEFFAQVHQLIHGGRDPSLRSGNTRKALAALAAANVIEGDVAARLDQAYILFRTIEHRLQMVDDHQTHELPKNPASLDNVARLHGLPDAAALLDLLRPHVDWVGRNYDRLSPPKDDAGLSQDEDRLKAQLIEIGFADPETPIARIAHWRGGTVRALRSAASRDALEALMPGLMRALAKAPDPSRALNRLDDMIGRLPSAINFFKLLAARPALVELLAEILSHAPTLADALGRRAELIDGLIDATAFDSPPAVPQLARQLGALEPGEDYQALLDRVRQRVGDRRFALGAQIIRGGDPLEVGRGYGRVAQAAIEALATATVAEFEIAHGKVPGGEMVILALGRMGGGVLTHASDLDLVYLFTGDFSTESDGRKPLGATQYFNRLAQRITNALSVATASGPLYEVDTRLRPSGAQGLLAVSLDSFAKYQREDAWTWEHLALTRARPVFGSPDARAAIDAVLTETLQRPRDFDDLAREAVKMRGDIAKHKPPASDLDVKLAPGGLVDLEFLIHVNQFHYRMAFDPDLGQALAELVAAGHLPEELIAAHDLITRYLVVSRLVSPKSTEPAEATRPLVARACGMHDWEGLLASYAKARQCVGEAWAALAAPYQEER, encoded by the coding sequence GTGACCGACTGGCTGGAAACCCAAGCCCGGATCAGGGGCCATTCGCCCTTTCTGGCGCGTGCACTGGATCGTTTCCCTGCCGTGACCGAAAAGTTGGCCGTCGGCGACCATGACGGCGCGCTGGCCGCGGCGCAGGCGGCAGGGTGCCCGGAGGATGGCGTCGCCCGATCGCTGCGCCGCCGTCGCGGGGCGATCGCGCTGGCGGTGGCCGCCGCTGACCTGGCGGGCGTCTGGGACATGGATCGTGTCACCCGCACCCTGTCCGACTTTGCCGACCAGGCGCTGGACGAAGCGCTCGCCGCGGCGATGCAGGAACGCTATCCCGATGCCGAACATCGCGGTTTCGTCGTCCTCGCGCTGGGCAAGCATGGCAGTCGCGAGCTGAATTACTCGTCGGATATCGACCCGATCCTGCTTTACGACCCCGCCACCCTGCCGCATCGCGAGCGGGAAGATGTGGCCGACGCCGCTGTGCGTATCGGCCGCCGGATGAGCGAATTGCTCAGCGCCCGCGATGGCGATGGCTATGTCTTTCGCGTTGATCTGCGCCTGCGACCCTCGCCCGAAGCCACGCCGATTGCGCTGCCGGTGGAGGCGGCGATCGGCTATTATGAATCGACCGCGATGGGATGGGAGCAGGCCGCCTTCATCCGCGCGCGTCCTGCCGCGGGCGACATCGCGCTCGGCAATTATTTCATGCGCCAGATCCGCCCATTCGTCTGGCGGCGCAGCCTGGATTTCGGCGCGATCGACGCGATCGTCGACATCAGCCGCCGTATCCGCGACCATTATGCGCAGGGCCAGGCGTTTGGGCCGGGCTATGATCTGAAACGCGGACGCGGCGGCATCCGTGAGGTCGAATTTTTCGCCCAGGTTCACCAGCTGATCCATGGCGGCCGCGACCCGTCGCTGCGATCGGGCAATACGCGCAAGGCGCTGGCGGCGCTCGCCGCGGCGAACGTGATCGAAGGCGACGTCGCCGCGCGGCTTGACCAGGCCTATATCCTCTTCCGCACCATCGAACATCGGCTCCAGATGGTGGACGATCACCAGACCCATGAACTGCCCAAAAACCCCGCCAGCCTCGACAATGTCGCTCGCTTGCATGGCTTGCCGGACGCGGCGGCGCTGCTCGACCTGTTGCGCCCGCATGTGGATTGGGTCGGCCGCAACTATGATCGCCTGAGCCCACCAAAGGACGATGCGGGGCTCTCTCAGGACGAGGACCGATTGAAGGCGCAACTCATCGAGATCGGTTTCGCCGACCCAGAAACGCCGATCGCCCGCATCGCCCACTGGCGCGGCGGCACGGTCCGGGCGCTGCGCAGCGCGGCGTCGCGCGATGCGCTGGAGGCATTGATGCCCGGCCTGATGCGCGCGCTGGCCAAGGCGCCCGATCCCAGCCGCGCGCTTAACCGGCTGGACGACATGATCGGCCGCCTGCCCAGTGCGATCAACTTCTTCAAACTGCTCGCCGCGCGCCCTGCCTTGGTCGAACTGCTGGCCGAGATTTTGAGCCACGCCCCGACTCTGGCCGATGCGCTGGGACGCCGCGCGGAACTGATCGACGGCCTGATCGACGCCACCGCCTTCGATTCGCCGCCGGCTGTGCCGCAACTGGCGCGGCAATTGGGTGCGCTGGAGCCGGGCGAGGATTATCAGGCGCTGCTTGACAGGGTGCGCCAGCGGGTAGGCGATCGTCGTTTCGCGCTGGGCGCGCAGATCATCCGCGGCGGCGATCCGCTGGAGGTGGGACGGGGCTATGGCCGCGTGGCGCAGGCCGCGATCGAGGCGCTGGCGACGGCCACAGTGGCGGAATTTGAAATCGCCCATGGCAAGGTGCCCGGCGGCGAGATGGTGATCCTGGCGCTGGGCCGCATGGGCGGCGGCGTGCTGACCCACGCCTCCGACCTCGACCTTGTCTATCTTTTTACAGGCGATTTTTCTACCGAATCGGATGGGCGCAAGCCGCTGGGCGCGACCCAATATTTCAACCGCCTGGCGCAGCGCATCACCAATGCCCTGTCGGTCGCCACCGCGTCCGGCCCGCTCTATGAGGTCGACACCCGGTTGCGCCCGTCCGGGGCGCAGGGCCTGCTGGCGGTCAGCCTGGACAGTTTCGCCAAATATCAGCGGGAGGACGCCTGGACCTGGGAGCATCTGGCGCTGACCCGCGCCCGGCCTGTCTTCGGATCGCCCGATGCGCGCGCCGCGATCGACGCGGTGCTGACCGAAACCCTCCAGCGTCCGCGCGACTTCGACGATCTGGCGCGGGAAGCGGTGAAGATGCGCGGCGACATCGCCAAACATAAGCCGCCCGCCAGCGATCTCGACGTCAAACTCGCGCCGGGTGGCCTGGTCGACCTGGAATTTCTGATCCATGTGAACCAGTTCCATTATCGCATGGCCTTCGACCCGGATCTGGGCCAGGCGCTGGCCGAACTGGTCGCGGCCGGCCATCTGCCCGAAGAGCTGATCGCCGCGCATGACCTCATCACCCGCTATCTGGTGGTGTCCCGTTTGGTGTCGCCCAAATCGACCGAGCCGGCCGAGGCCACCCGGCCGCTGGTCGCGCGCGCCTGCGGCATGCACGATTGGGAAGGGCTGCTTGCAAGCTACGCCAAGGCGCGGCAATGCGTGGGGGAGGCCTGGGCCGCGCTCGCCGCGCCCTATCAGGAGGAAAGATGA
- a CDS encoding neutral zinc metallopeptidase, with translation MRLDDEQESGHYEVQDGRGGGGFGGGGLGGGLGMLLPLIGSRFGCGGIVVVLVIMVVMGMNPLSLIGGGGGGQQVQTERPATAELSAIQRTSLKVLGSTERRWTDIFKAEGQQYAPPTLVFYSQNGQSGCGAAQSAMGPFYCPADQRIYIDTDFFNEMESRFNAPGDFPIGYIIAHEVGHHIQTITGEADKIRKAQQGASEADGNALQVKMELQADCYAGVWAARDTNLMEAGDLEEGMRAAQAIGDDTLQKSAGRRPVPESFTHGTSAQRMEWLRKGLDSGDPAQCDTFQGVI, from the coding sequence ATGCGGCTCGACGACGAACAGGAAAGCGGCCATTACGAGGTGCAGGACGGCCGCGGCGGCGGTGGATTTGGCGGCGGGGGCCTTGGCGGCGGCCTTGGCATGTTGCTGCCCCTGATCGGCAGCCGCTTCGGCTGCGGCGGGATCGTCGTGGTGCTGGTCATCATGGTCGTGATGGGCATGAACCCGCTCAGCCTGATCGGTGGCGGTGGCGGCGGACAGCAGGTCCAGACCGAACGGCCCGCGACGGCAGAATTGAGCGCTATTCAGCGCACCTCCCTTAAGGTGCTGGGATCGACCGAAAGGCGCTGGACCGACATCTTCAAGGCGGAGGGGCAGCAATATGCACCGCCGACCCTGGTCTTCTACAGCCAGAATGGCCAGTCGGGCTGTGGCGCGGCGCAATCGGCGATGGGGCCTTTCTACTGCCCGGCAGATCAGCGCATCTATATCGACACCGATTTCTTCAACGAGATGGAGAGCCGCTTCAATGCGCCGGGCGATTTCCCGATAGGCTATATCATCGCGCATGAGGTCGGCCATCATATCCAGACGATCACCGGCGAAGCGGACAAAATCCGCAAGGCGCAGCAGGGCGCCAGCGAAGCCGACGGCAATGCGCTCCAGGTGAAGATGGAGTTGCAGGCGGACTGCTATGCCGGCGTGTGGGCCGCGCGCGACACCAATTTGATGGAAGCGGGCGACCTGGAGGAAGGGATGCGCGCGGCGCAGGCGATCGGCGACGACACGCTCCAGAAATCGGCCGGGCGGCGGCCCGTGCCGGAAAGTTTCACGCATGGCACCAGCGCGCAACGCATGGAATGGCTGCGCAAGGGATTGGATAGCGGTGACCCGGCGCAGTGCGACACGTTCCAGGGCGTGATCTGA
- a CDS encoding patatin-like phospholipase family protein, producing MADMEPKAQEAKPLRRARTPLPLPREVALLLQGGGALGSFQSGAYERLDELGVDVSWVAGISIGAINAAIIAGNLPHRRISRLRKFWYTVSGGMPNILLPDIDHVREAVHLAAAGTVATFGVPGMFRPRLWPAMMMPEGTPGAISFYDSEPLKTTLDACVDWDLLNDGPVRLSVGAVDVETGNFEYWDTRGPGGNTRIDARHIMASGALPPGLPPVEIDGRWYWDGGLVSNTPLSHVLNHQTEDMLVFQVDLFPAEGPMPRQMTDVYSRMKDVQYSSRTRQVTDQYLRLRREHGAIKALLDKLPPDMQDGSEAQALRQCLDQGSVNIVHLIYRSRAWESGAKDFEFSRSTMLDHWSQGRDAVEEVMHKGDLIARNILDGKSATFDLDSPDHLKEKKA from the coding sequence ATGGCAGATATGGAACCCAAGGCGCAGGAAGCCAAACCGCTTCGCCGCGCCCGTACACCCCTCCCCCTCCCCCGCGAAGTCGCGTTGCTGTTGCAGGGCGGCGGTGCGCTGGGATCATTCCAGTCCGGGGCCTATGAACGGCTGGACGAGCTGGGCGTCGATGTCAGCTGGGTCGCAGGCATATCGATCGGCGCGATCAACGCGGCGATCATCGCGGGCAATCTGCCCCATCGCCGGATCAGCCGCCTCAGGAAATTCTGGTACACCGTGTCGGGCGGCATGCCCAATATCCTGCTGCCCGACATCGACCATGTGCGCGAAGCGGTGCATCTGGCGGCGGCAGGCACGGTAGCGACCTTTGGCGTGCCCGGGATGTTCCGCCCACGGCTGTGGCCCGCCATGATGATGCCCGAAGGCACACCGGGCGCGATCAGCTTCTATGACAGCGAGCCGCTCAAGACCACGCTCGACGCCTGCGTCGACTGGGATCTGCTGAACGACGGGCCGGTCCGCCTGTCGGTCGGCGCGGTCGATGTCGAAACGGGCAATTTCGAATATTGGGATACGCGCGGCCCCGGCGGCAATACCCGGATCGATGCGCGCCATATCATGGCGTCGGGCGCCCTCCCCCCTGGACTGCCGCCGGTCGAAATTGACGGGCGCTGGTATTGGGACGGTGGCCTGGTGTCCAACACACCTCTGTCCCACGTGCTCAACCACCAAACCGAAGATATGCTGGTGTTCCAGGTGGATCTGTTCCCGGCCGAAGGGCCGATGCCGCGGCAGATGACCGATGTCTATTCGCGCATGAAGGATGTGCAATATAGCAGCCGCACCCGGCAGGTGACGGACCAATATCTGCGCCTGCGCCGTGAGCATGGCGCGATCAAGGCGCTGCTCGACAAGCTGCCGCCCGACATGCAGGACGGGAGCGAAGCGCAGGCCTTGCGGCAGTGCCTGGATCAAGGTTCGGTCAACATCGTCCACCTGATCTATCGATCGCGCGCCTGGGAAAGCGGGGCGAAGGATTTCGAATTTTCCCGCTCGACGATGCTGGATCATTGGAGCCAGGGCCGCGATGCGGTGGAGGAAGTGATGCACAAGGGCGACCTGATCGCGCGCAACATCCTGGACGGCAAGAGCGCGACCTTCGACCTCGATTCCCCCGATCATCTCAAGGAGAAAAAGGCATGA
- a CDS encoding 3-hydroxybutyrate dehydrogenase, translating into MSKSLSGKTALITGSTSGIGLAYAKALAGEGANIVINGFGDADGIEKERVGLEALSGAKALYSSHDLTKVDQIEAMMREAADTFGGVDILINNAGMQHVAPVEDFPIDKWDLIIALNLNAAFHTSRLAIPYMKSKKWGRIIQTASAHSLVASPFKSAYVTAKHGLAGFTKTVALEVATDGITANCISPGYVWTPLVENQIPDTMKARNMTRDQVMNDVLLAGQPTKEFVTAEQVAATALFLCSDAAANITGGNLSIDGGWTAQ; encoded by the coding sequence ATGAGCAAGAGCTTGTCAGGCAAGACCGCGCTGATCACCGGGTCCACATCCGGCATTGGCCTCGCTTATGCCAAGGCGTTGGCCGGCGAAGGCGCCAATATCGTCATCAATGGCTTTGGCGATGCCGATGGAATCGAGAAGGAGCGGGTCGGGCTGGAGGCGCTCAGCGGCGCCAAGGCGCTCTATTCGAGCCACGACCTGACCAAGGTCGATCAGATCGAAGCCATGATGCGCGAGGCCGCCGACACATTCGGCGGGGTCGACATCCTCATCAACAATGCCGGGATGCAGCATGTTGCGCCGGTCGAAGACTTCCCGATCGACAAATGGGATCTCATCATCGCGCTCAATTTGAACGCCGCCTTCCACACCAGCCGGCTGGCCATCCCTTATATGAAATCCAAGAAATGGGGGCGCATCATCCAGACCGCGTCCGCCCATTCGCTGGTCGCATCCCCGTTCAAGAGCGCTTATGTCACCGCCAAGCACGGGCTGGCGGGCTTCACCAAAACGGTGGCGCTGGAAGTGGCGACCGACGGCATCACCGCCAACTGCATTTCGCCGGGCTATGTCTGGACGCCGCTGGTGGAAAACCAGATCCCCGACACGATGAAAGCGCGCAACATGACGCGCGACCAGGTGATGAACGATGTGCTGCTGGCGGGCCAGCCGACCAAGGAATTCGTCACCGCCGAGCAGGTTGCGGCGACCGCCTTGTTCCTGTGCAGCGATGCCGCGGCCAATATCACTGGCGGCAACCTCAGCATCGATGGCGGCTGGACCGCACAGTAA
- a CDS encoding amidohydrolase: MRHALTAVLAAASLSSIATAQTAPAPPTPPAPPTQSAIGAAVAKDMDALMTLYRDLHANPELSLQEVNTAAKLAKRLKALKFDVTEKVGGTGVVAVMKNGSGPTLLIRADMDGLPVVEQTGLAFASKVRTKTPEGVETGVMHACGHDTHMTAFIETAKLLAARKDEWKGTLVMILQPAEEVGKGARMMLEDGLYTRFPKPTHAIAFHDAANIVAGQIGYTPGYALANVDSVDILVKGVGGHGAYPQTTRDPIVLASRIVTSLQTLVSREQDPQDPAVVTVGSFQAGAKHNIIPDEAKLLLTIRSYSDETREKLIDGIRRISRGEAIAAGVPEDKMPVVSVKDEFTPSTFNPPEFAEQMAGLLKSHFPDGRVIKTSAVMGGEDFSRFYRADKSINSFIFWVGGVPADKLAAAQAGQTSLPSLHSPFWAPEADKVIATASEAMTVLALDILKKQ, encoded by the coding sequence ATGCGCCACGCGCTCACGGCCGTTCTGGCCGCCGCCAGCCTTTCGTCCATCGCCACCGCCCAGACCGCGCCTGCCCCGCCCACGCCGCCCGCTCCGCCCACACAAAGCGCCATCGGGGCGGCGGTCGCCAAGGACATGGACGCGCTGATGACGCTCTATCGCGACCTGCACGCCAATCCCGAATTGTCGTTGCAGGAAGTCAACACCGCGGCCAAACTGGCCAAGCGCCTCAAGGCACTCAAGTTCGACGTGACCGAAAAGGTCGGCGGCACCGGCGTCGTCGCGGTCATGAAGAACGGGTCCGGCCCCACGCTGCTGATCCGCGCCGACATGGACGGGTTGCCGGTGGTCGAGCAGACCGGCCTCGCCTTCGCGTCCAAGGTCCGCACCAAAACGCCCGAAGGCGTCGAGACCGGCGTCATGCACGCCTGCGGCCATGACACCCACATGACGGCCTTTATCGAGACCGCCAAGCTGCTTGCCGCCCGCAAGGACGAATGGAAGGGCACGCTGGTCATGATCCTGCAACCGGCCGAAGAAGTGGGCAAGGGCGCGCGGATGATGCTGGAGGACGGGCTTTACACCCGCTTCCCCAAGCCGACCCATGCCATCGCCTTCCACGACGCAGCCAATATCGTGGCGGGACAGATCGGCTACACCCCCGGCTATGCGCTGGCCAATGTCGACAGCGTCGACATTTTGGTGAAGGGTGTGGGCGGTCACGGCGCCTATCCGCAAACGACCCGCGACCCGATCGTGCTGGCGTCGCGCATCGTCACCTCCTTGCAGACCCTCGTCAGCCGCGAACAAGATCCGCAAGATCCCGCCGTCGTAACCGTCGGCAGCTTCCAGGCCGGGGCCAAGCATAATATCATTCCCGACGAGGCGAAGCTGCTGCTGACCATCCGCAGCTATTCGGACGAGACGCGCGAAAAGCTGATCGACGGGATCAGGCGGATCAGCCGCGGCGAGGCGATCGCGGCGGGCGTGCCTGAGGATAAGATGCCGGTGGTGAGCGTGAAGGACGAATTCACCCCCTCCACCTTCAACCCGCCCGAATTTGCCGAACAGATGGCCGGCCTGCTTAAAAGCCATTTCCCCGACGGCCGAGTCATCAAGACAAGCGCAGTAATGGGCGGCGAGGATTTCAGCCGCTTCTATCGCGCCGACAAGAGCATCAACAGCTTCATCTTCTGGGTCGGCGGCGTGCCGGCCGACAAGCTGGCGGCGGCGCAGGCCGGCCAGACAAGCCTGCCGTCGCTACACAGTCCTTTCTGGGCGCCGGAAGCCGACAAGGTGATCGCCACCGCCAGCGAAGCCATGACTGTGCTGGCACTGGACATATTGAAGAAACAATGA
- the bdcA gene encoding SDR family oxidoreductase — protein sequence MTDFTSKKALVLGGSRGIGAAIVRRFAADGAQVAFTYAGSHDAAHALAADTGASAIRSDAADRQAVIDVVAGQGPLDILVVNAGAAILGDPLAQDADAIDRMIDINVRAPYYAAVEAARRMPDGGRIIVVGSVNGDRMPFEGGAAYAMTKSALQGMARGLARDFGARGITVNIIQPGPTDTDMNPADGPMSGMMHGFMAIKRHATGEEIAGLAAYLAGPEAGIITGAMHTIDGGFGA from the coding sequence ATGACCGATTTCACCTCCAAAAAAGCCTTGGTCCTGGGCGGCAGCAGGGGCATTGGCGCGGCCATCGTGCGGCGTTTTGCCGCCGACGGCGCGCAGGTCGCCTTCACCTATGCCGGCTCGCATGACGCCGCGCATGCGCTGGCTGCCGACACCGGGGCCAGCGCGATCCGTTCCGACGCGGCCGATCGCCAGGCGGTGATCGATGTCGTCGCAGGGCAAGGACCACTCGACATATTGGTGGTCAATGCCGGCGCGGCGATCCTGGGCGATCCGCTGGCGCAGGACGCCGACGCGATCGACCGGATGATCGACATCAATGTCCGCGCGCCCTATTACGCCGCGGTCGAAGCGGCGCGGCGCATGCCCGACGGTGGCCGCATCATCGTTGTCGGATCGGTCAATGGCGACCGGATGCCGTTCGAAGGCGGGGCGGCCTATGCGATGACCAAGTCGGCGTTGCAGGGCATGGCCCGCGGCCTAGCCCGCGATTTTGGGGCGCGCGGCATCACCGTCAATATCATCCAGCCCGGTCCGACCGACACCGACATGAACCCGGCCGATGGCCCGATGAGCGGCATGATGCACGGTTTCATGGCGATCAAGCGCCATGCCACGGGGGAAGAGATTGCCGGCCTTGCGGCTTATTTGGCGGGACCGGAAGCGGGCATCATCACCGGCGCGATGCACACGATCGACGGCGGCTTCGGCGCTTGA